One Solibacillus sp. R5-41 DNA segment encodes these proteins:
- a CDS encoding NCS1 family transporter — protein MANGGNYLKSPDLLPVTHQQRNIGTFGFAVIWVGMAIVLAAFAIGGAGIISLSLPMVILATIIGSVLIGVFMTLIGDIGIEHGLSFPVYMRAPFGTIGTHIPSLVRGVTAACWFGINTYFGALAINGILNLLIGFNNWFLCFLIFAALQLFNTSLGIKSIERFADFAAPIIILISCWMYITLADNATTQGKDVWSWVESPTTGMTAFTAFMVVVMANMGFWATLAADMPSLSRFFKAPKNERNWFKRNKTQLVGSLIVMPITNTFIVAIGAVCYMAVASADPVNALQQSASGFILGILLLMIVLAQWSTNTSANVIPAATIFSNIGGPKVPFWVGVIVAGIIGILAQPWSLFGVLVEALLIIGGILTAIVGILFADYYLIRKRRVNVKELYELDGQFKFMNGFNLAGLIAWVIGGILANMFPTYSSLIGFFAGAIIYYVLAKYWWFKKYPQAELIDPSDEKYLGITIGHDWDDIIAQEMEPESVPVLSIVSTEVDTIIEIKGTE, from the coding sequence ATGGCGAATGGTGGGAATTATTTAAAATCACCAGATTTACTTCCAGTGACACATCAACAAAGGAATATCGGGACGTTTGGTTTTGCAGTAATTTGGGTTGGGATGGCAATTGTATTAGCCGCTTTTGCAATTGGTGGAGCAGGTATTATAAGTTTGTCGTTGCCGATGGTTATTTTAGCGACAATTATCGGCTCAGTTTTAATCGGTGTGTTTATGACATTAATCGGTGATATCGGCATAGAGCATGGCTTATCCTTTCCAGTTTATATGCGTGCCCCATTTGGTACAATTGGGACGCATATACCGTCGCTTGTTCGTGGCGTTACCGCTGCGTGTTGGTTTGGGATTAACACCTATTTTGGTGCGCTTGCAATAAATGGTATTTTAAACTTACTAATTGGCTTTAATAATTGGTTTTTATGTTTCTTGATTTTTGCAGCGTTGCAATTATTTAATACATCTCTCGGCATTAAATCCATTGAGCGCTTTGCAGATTTCGCAGCACCAATTATTATTTTAATTTCGTGCTGGATGTACATTACGCTAGCAGATAATGCAACGACTCAAGGAAAAGATGTTTGGTCATGGGTAGAATCACCAACAACAGGAATGACAGCATTTACAGCCTTCATGGTTGTGGTTATGGCAAACATGGGATTCTGGGCAACATTAGCAGCTGATATGCCGTCACTATCACGTTTCTTTAAAGCGCCAAAAAATGAACGTAATTGGTTCAAACGCAATAAAACACAATTAGTTGGTTCATTAATCGTGATGCCGATTACAAATACATTTATCGTAGCAATTGGAGCCGTTTGTTATATGGCGGTGGCATCTGCTGATCCTGTAAATGCATTACAACAAAGTGCAAGTGGATTTATTTTAGGAATTTTATTACTGATGATTGTATTAGCACAATGGTCTACGAATACGTCAGCAAACGTTATTCCTGCGGCAACAATTTTCTCTAACATTGGTGGACCAAAAGTTCCTTTCTGGGTTGGGGTTATCGTAGCAGGGATTATTGGGATTTTGGCACAGCCTTGGAGCTTATTTGGTGTTTTGGTCGAGGCACTATTAATCATTGGCGGTATTTTAACAGCCATTGTAGGTATTTTATTTGCCGATTATTATTTAATCCGAAAACGTCGCGTAAACGTAAAAGAACTTTACGAGTTAGACGGTCAATTTAAGTTTATGAATGGCTTTAATTTAGCGGGTTTAATCGCTTGGGTGATTGGTGGTATCTTAGCGAATATGTTCCCAACCTATTCTTCATTGATTGGTTTCTTCGCCGGCGCTATCATTTATTATGTGTTAGCGAAATATTGGTGGTTTAAAAAGTACCCGCAAGCTGAACTAATAGATCCAAGTGACGAAAAGTATCTAGGTATTACAATTGGGCATGATTGGGACGATATAATCGCACAAGAAATGGAACCGGAATCAGTACCAGTTCTTTCAATTGTGTCAACTGAGGTGGACACAATAATCGAAATAAAAGGTACTGAATAA
- a CDS encoding MFS transporter, with translation MKSIFNYFHPLVWIILSGTIFARTASFMAIPFLALYLHNQLQASPSLIGLTVGVAPLFATFGGLVGGYLTDRFNRKNVIISTVFVWSLTFLGFALAPSAIYFVMLNALNGLCRSFFEPGTQALMIDFTEDAKKRRLFSVRYTAINIAAVLGPLLGVWVSSMSSASVPFMITGIMYGIYGVFLFIVLNRYEMKQQKLAAGHRIGAIIGAVRKDQKLLYFIAGGILITFGYAQFDSTLPQLIDMKVEDGVKLFSYVIVANSITVLALQLPLTIMIEKMSIYKSLKIGVMIFSVGLLLLGFSDNAWMFIGSMVIFSIGEIFCFPMMNAVIEEIAPIDQKGIYLGAGQLKNLGGFIGPVVGGWMLVVTVDWMYVVISFVMLSSILVYRKALHVQET, from the coding sequence GTGAAATCCATCTTCAATTATTTTCATCCACTTGTTTGGATTATATTAAGTGGGACTATTTTTGCTCGAACAGCTAGTTTTATGGCCATCCCTTTTTTAGCTTTATACTTACATAATCAACTTCAGGCATCTCCTTCACTTATTGGTTTAACAGTAGGGGTCGCGCCACTTTTTGCAACGTTTGGTGGTCTTGTTGGCGGATACTTAACGGATCGTTTTAATCGAAAAAACGTTATTATTAGTACGGTATTTGTTTGGAGCTTAACATTTCTCGGTTTTGCTTTAGCACCATCTGCCATATATTTTGTAATGTTAAATGCGTTAAATGGGCTATGTCGTTCATTTTTTGAGCCTGGTACACAAGCGCTGATGATTGATTTTACGGAGGACGCCAAAAAACGAAGACTCTTTTCTGTCCGTTACACAGCGATTAATATTGCCGCGGTGTTGGGACCGTTGTTGGGCGTTTGGGTTTCGAGCATGTCGAGCGCGTCTGTACCATTTATGATTACAGGCATCATGTATGGAATTTACGGTGTATTTTTATTTATTGTGCTGAACCGTTATGAAATGAAGCAACAAAAATTAGCGGCGGGTCATCGAATAGGGGCAATCATTGGTGCAGTGAGAAAAGACCAAAAATTGCTATATTTTATTGCTGGTGGAATCTTGATTACATTTGGTTATGCACAATTTGATTCGACGCTACCGCAATTGATTGATATGAAAGTAGAGGACGGGGTAAAGCTGTTTTCATATGTCATCGTGGCGAACTCGATTACCGTGTTAGCATTACAACTTCCACTGACAATTATGATTGAGAAAATGTCAATCTACAAATCTCTAAAAATAGGTGTCATGATTTTTTCGGTCGGTTTGTTATTGCTTGGATTTTCCGATAATGCGTGGATGTTTATTGGCAGCATGGTGATTTTTTCAATCGGAGAAATTTTCTGTTTCCCGATGATGAATGCCGTTATTGAAGAAATTGCACCAATTGATCAAAAGGGCATTTATTTAGGGGCAGGGCAGCTAAAAAATTTAGGTGGTTTTATCGGTCCCGTTGTAGGTGGCTGGATGTTAGTTGTTACTGTTGATTGGATGTATGTCGTGATTTCATTTGTCATGTTAAGTAGTATTTTAGTCTATCGAAAAGCGCTTCATGTGCAAGAAACCTAA
- a CDS encoding sodium-dependent transporter gives MQTSQQWSSKIGFILSAAGSAIGVGAIWKLPYVTGVSGGGAFFLLFILFSLFIGFPLLLAEFIIGRSTQKEAVSAYRSLAPNTQWHWIGKLGVFTCFLLLSFYSVIGGWIVIYFVKGLFGGIISESANYGAVFNETIANPLLVIGAQFAFLAITVLVVAKGIQNGIEKVNKILMPALFLLFFVLIIRSLTLDNAMEGVKFFLAPDFSNITSQSILFAMGQAFFSLSVGVSVMVTYSSYLSKKESIVQPAISIVSMNLFIALLAGLAIFPAVFSLGLEPAEGPGLLFVVLPAVFDQIIFGEAFLLGFLALFLFATLTSAFSMLEIIVATFVKGKEEKRTKYAYIIGVLIFAVGVPSALSYSVFSDILIFSKNIFDSADYLVSNILMPLGVFLIAIFVPMKIKKSTLREELLQHSRLGATAFNIWFFIMKYIIPLVIIIVFLDITGILDKIIALF, from the coding sequence ATTCAAACATCACAGCAATGGTCATCAAAGATTGGTTTTATTTTATCTGCTGCTGGATCAGCTATAGGAGTAGGCGCAATTTGGAAGCTTCCTTATGTCACAGGAGTAAGTGGAGGAGGAGCATTCTTTCTTCTCTTTATTTTATTTTCATTATTCATTGGTTTCCCCCTATTATTAGCGGAGTTTATTATTGGGAGAAGCACACAAAAAGAAGCGGTTAGTGCTTACCGGAGTTTAGCGCCTAATACACAGTGGCATTGGATTGGTAAGCTCGGGGTATTTACTTGTTTCCTATTATTATCCTTCTATAGTGTAATTGGTGGATGGATTGTCATTTATTTTGTCAAAGGTTTGTTTGGAGGTATCATTAGTGAAAGTGCAAATTACGGCGCTGTCTTTAATGAAACGATTGCCAATCCCCTGTTAGTTATTGGCGCACAATTTGCCTTTTTAGCAATTACTGTGCTAGTAGTCGCAAAAGGGATTCAAAATGGGATTGAAAAAGTTAATAAAATTTTGATGCCCGCATTATTTTTACTATTTTTTGTTCTAATCATTCGCTCACTTACACTCGATAATGCAATGGAAGGAGTGAAATTCTTTCTAGCACCAGATTTCTCAAATATTACTTCACAAAGTATTCTGTTTGCGATGGGGCAAGCTTTCTTCTCTTTAAGTGTCGGTGTATCCGTAATGGTAACGTATAGTTCATATCTTTCAAAAAAAGAAAGTATAGTTCAGCCTGCTATTTCGATCGTTTCCATGAATTTATTCATCGCTTTATTAGCAGGATTAGCTATTTTCCCAGCTGTTTTCTCACTAGGTTTAGAACCAGCTGAAGGACCTGGTTTACTGTTTGTAGTATTACCAGCTGTGTTTGATCAAATTATTTTTGGTGAAGCCTTCTTATTAGGATTTTTAGCATTATTTTTATTTGCCACATTGACTTCTGCCTTTTCAATGTTAGAAATTATTGTAGCCACTTTTGTTAAAGGAAAAGAAGAAAAGCGCACAAAATATGCCTATATTATTGGTGTTTTAATTTTTGCAGTAGGTGTTCCTTCTGCATTATCTTATAGTGTTTTCTCGGATATATTAATCTTCTCGAAAAACATTTTCGACTCGGCCGATTATTTAGTAAGTAATATTTTAATGCCACTTGGTGTATTTTTAATCGCCATTTTCGTACCAATGAAAATTAAGAAAAGCACTTTACGAGAGGAACTATTACAGCATTCTCGTCTAGGGGCAACTGCCTTTAACATTTGGTTCTTCATTATGAAGTATATTATTCCTCTTGTTATTATTATCGTATTCCTTGATATTACAGGTATACTTGATAAAATTATTGCACTTTTCTAG
- a CDS encoding DUF3021 family protein, protein MMQKAISTTIQSFAVGCMIFMLSLCVSYWERGEEIFNQIQTRFDFIVLEIFIVALIGGGFGHFIYQLNIKHKVQVFLHYATTISAILVVSIWLEFVSIWLEFVSIWLEFVSMSYINLFMYFISTSVIFFIIWYVSYVKLKKEADLINSAIMNAKKSR, encoded by the coding sequence ATGATGCAAAAGGCAATTTCAACGACGATCCAATCATTTGCAGTGGGATGTATGATATTTATGTTATCGCTCTGTGTGTCGTATTGGGAAAGAGGGGAAGAAATCTTTAATCAAATTCAAACGAGATTTGACTTTATTGTCCTCGAAATTTTTATAGTTGCCCTTATTGGAGGAGGCTTTGGACACTTCATTTATCAGCTTAACATAAAGCATAAAGTTCAAGTGTTTCTTCATTATGCAACAACAATAAGTGCGATTTTAGTCGTATCCATTTGGTTAGAGTTCGTATCCATTTGGTTAGAGTTCGTATCCATTTGGTTAGAGTTCGTATCCATGTCTTATATCAATCTTTTCATGTATTTCATTTCTACAAGTGTGATTTTCTTTATCATTTGGTATGTATCTTATGTGAAATTGAAAAAGGAAGCGGACTTGATTAATTCGGCGATTATGAATGCGAAAAAAAGCAGGTGA
- a CDS encoding ATP-dependent exonuclease: MFKNTSPRLFFSMAAIAMLIISPFFAIIMPIILIETFFTHDDTKLYIYPFMTSTLVIVFAFVLFAVACLLLFWKREKVTFLLSTLIVLGGIYTLYSTSQMYTVIDSEQIVVKNIWSEKSVEWADMSEVALEYVSGDLGDYVFKMADGQEFILKENKSHVTSYIYNLANAKSIPFVERAKE; encoded by the coding sequence ATGTTTAAAAATACTTCACCAAGATTATTTTTTTCAATGGCTGCGATTGCTATGCTCATCATATCACCATTTTTTGCAATCATTATGCCAATTATACTGATCGAAACATTTTTTACGCATGATGATACTAAGCTATATATTTATCCTTTTATGACAAGCACCTTAGTTATTGTTTTTGCCTTTGTCTTATTTGCAGTGGCATGTTTGCTGCTATTTTGGAAACGAGAAAAAGTGACATTTTTACTAAGCACACTTATCGTATTAGGGGGGATTTATACACTTTATAGTACGTCACAAATGTATACGGTCATTGACTCAGAACAAATTGTAGTGAAAAATATTTGGTCAGAGAAATCGGTAGAATGGGCAGATATGAGTGAAGTGGCTTTGGAATATGTATCCGGCGACTTAGGGGATTATGTATTTAAAATGGCGGACGGACAAGAATTTATCTTAAAAGAAAACAAATCACATGTAACGAGTTATATATATAATTTAGCAAATGCAAAAAGTATTCCATTCGTTGAAAGAGCGAAGGAATAA